In Scyliorhinus torazame isolate Kashiwa2021f chromosome 18, sScyTor2.1, whole genome shotgun sequence, the following are encoded in one genomic region:
- the rex1bd gene encoding required for excision 1-B domain-containing protein isoform X2, whose translation MVSAAFLVSERVQASMSGLNALVRNLYALQEERVEAYQLFDLGHQAYLRSSPNYDFIQYRQLVHEITQAFNRISKEVIQLKDRFHEEYDRPDLSEHVERVQEREREKLELTAQLQLAKQNMLDHPGNETYQEEAQELKQRINKTIEAINEVLQDFKYDSEEIESSE comes from the exons ATGGTGAGTGCGGCCTTTCTTGTCAGCGAGAGGGTTCAAGCG AGTATGAGTGGACTGAATGCATTGGTGCGGAACCTGTATGCGTTGCAGGAGGAACGAGTTGAAGCTTATCAGCTTTTCGATCT AGGACACCAGGCGTATCTCCGCTCCTCTCCCAATTATGACTTCATCCAATATCGGCAGCTCGTGCACGAAATCACTCAGGCGTTTAACCGGATCTCAAAGGAAGTGATTCAGCTCAAGGATCGGTTTCACGAGGAGTATGATCGTCCTGACCTCTCGGAACACGTCGAAAGGGTGCAGGAGCGGGAACGGGAGAAGTTGGAGCTG ACAGCCCAGCTGCAACTTGCCAAACAGAATATGTTGGACCATCCGGGCAATGAGACATACCAGGAGGAGGCCCAGGAGTTGAAGCAGAG GATTAATAAAACTATTGAGGCAATTAACGAGGTACTTCAGGACTTCAAATACGACTCTGAAGAGATTGAATCCAGTGAATAG